From a region of the Rhipicephalus microplus isolate Deutch F79 chromosome X, USDA_Rmic, whole genome shotgun sequence genome:
- the LOC119175581 gene encoding beta-3 adrenergic receptor yields MRSPTNVLLASLATADIAVALLVMPPRLAYDLVRAWRLGLLACRLWISCDVMCCTASILHLLAVALDRFWAITRPLRYRVSRRRLALAVAAIWLCSAAISFVPVLLGWHADGSAPDASDCGLHVNAVYALVSSLTSFYLPLPVMLYVYLRILLVAGRQARQIRLLERSLAGPSPGLRRSLRRRSKQLLHDTKAVRSLGIVLGVFCACWLPFFLMYLITACCPACDLGYEWSCAITWLGYSNSAFNPCIYAFLNRDFRAAFQELLGCGSRRRTADAMLGPARRRSLIKPPPSSAHAVATAVSTTARVTSMDCTKDSSEAERR; encoded by the coding sequence ATGCGGTCGCCGACCAACGTCTTGCTCGCGAGTCTCGCCACAGCCGACATTGCCGTCGCGTTACTCGTGATGCCACCGCGACTCGCCTACGACCTGGTGCGTGCCTGGCGTCTGGGACTGCTTGCCTGCCGCCTGTGGATTTCGTGCGATGTCATGTGCTGCACGGCTTCCATCCTGCATCTGCTTGCCGTGGCGCTGGACCGCTTCTGGGCCATCACACGACCGCTGCGCTACCGAGTGTCCCGGAGGCGCTTGGCGCTTGCAGTGGCTGCCATCTGGCTCTGCTCGGCCGCCATCTCGTTCGTGCCCGTTCTGCTGGGATGGCATGCTGACGGCAGTGCACCGGATGCCTCCGACTGCGGCCTGCACGTCAACGCGGTGTATGCACTCGTGTCATCACTTACCTCCTTCTACCTGCCGCTGCCAGTGATGCTCTATGTGTACTTACGCATCCTGCTAGTTGCTGGACGCCAAGCCCGCCAGATTCGGCTCCTAGAGCGCTCGCTGGCCGGACCTTCACCGGGACTGCGCCGGAGCCTGCGGCGCCGTTCCAAGCAGCTGCTTCATGACACCAAGGCGGTCCGCTCCTTGGGCATCGTGCTGGGCGTGTTCTGCGCATGCTGGCTGCCCTTCTTCCTCATGTACCTCATTACAGCCTGCTGCCCAGCGTGCGACCTCGGCTATGAGTGGAGTTGCGCCATCACGTGGCTCGGCTATTCCAATTCAGCCTTCAATCCGTGCATATACGCCTTTTTAAACCGCGACTTTCGAGCAGCCTTCCAAGAGCTGTTGGGATGCGGTTCTCGTCGGCGCACGGCCGACGCCATGCTTGGTCCAGCGCGGCGACGTTCACTCATCAAGCCACCACCGTCGAGCGCACATGCCGTCGCAACGGCCGTATCTACTACAGCACGCGTCACTTCCATGGACTGCACGAAGGACTCTTCTGAGGCCGAGCGCCGCTAG